The Bacillus sp. Marseille-Q1617 genome has a segment encoding these proteins:
- a CDS encoding amidase domain-containing protein, whose protein sequence is MRKLLMDQINHVISEYTTRGQTRFEYDKVKRKKESCEKRHAEIVKVEAAGKINEVSRMPDDTKTVLYDVHYKYLVRQGSFIYLEEEVENRRAVYYDGRIYNDGEVPAEADGSSTEEGFFEGDVEERLSFKYDRLKAVKYAEKWWNTFNPAYRKFENDCTNYISQCLHAGNAPMRGYPSQGKGWWMRSNSWSYSWTVANAMKLHLPASTVGLRAREVEGPHKLKLGDVICYDFEGDGRYDHTTIVTGRDADAMPLVNAHTFNSRMRYWKYEDSTAYTPNIKYKFYTIVDDR, encoded by the coding sequence ATCAGAAAACTTCTGATGGATCAGATCAATCATGTGATCAGTGAATATACAACCCGTGGGCAGACCCGCTTTGAGTACGATAAAGTAAAAAGGAAAAAAGAATCCTGTGAGAAACGGCATGCTGAAATCGTCAAAGTGGAAGCTGCCGGTAAAATAAATGAGGTTTCCAGGATGCCCGATGATACCAAGACAGTTCTCTATGATGTTCATTATAAATACTTAGTGAGACAAGGTTCATTTATCTATTTAGAAGAGGAAGTGGAAAATCGGAGGGCGGTCTATTATGACGGAAGGATATATAATGATGGGGAAGTGCCTGCTGAGGCTGACGGCTCAAGTACGGAGGAAGGGTTTTTTGAAGGTGATGTGGAAGAAAGGCTTTCGTTTAAATATGACAGATTGAAAGCTGTAAAATACGCAGAGAAATGGTGGAACACGTTCAACCCGGCATACCGGAAGTTTGAGAATGACTGCACGAATTATATTTCACAATGCCTTCATGCAGGGAATGCGCCGATGAGAGGCTACCCGTCGCAGGGGAAGGGCTGGTGGATGAGAAGTAATAGCTGGAGCTACAGTTGGACGGTAGCGAATGCCATGAAGCTTCATCTGCCAGCATCAACCGTCGGACTGCGTGCAAGAGAAGTGGAAGGCCCGCATAAGCTCAAGCTTGGTGATGTCATTTGCTATGATTTTGAAGGAGACGGGCGCTACGACCATACGACGATTGTGACAGGTCGGGACGCTGATGCCATGCCTTTGGTGAATGCCCACACATTCAACAGCAGGATGAGATATTGGAAGTATGAAGACTCGACTGCCTATACCCCCAACATCAAGTATAAGTTTTATACGATCGTTGATGACCGTTAA
- the trmL gene encoding tRNA (uridine(34)/cytosine(34)/5-carboxymethylaminomethyluridine(34)-2'-O)-methyltransferase TrmL, translating into MGVHVVLYQPEIPANTGNIARTCAATDTTLHLIRPLGFSTDDKMLKRAGLDYWQFVNIVYYDSLEEFFEKNEGGEFFYLTKYGKTPHSDFDYSVEEKDYFFIFGRETTGLPDDVIQNNLDRALRIPMNENVRSLNLSNTAAILIYEALRQRNYPGLHRELPK; encoded by the coding sequence ATGGGAGTACATGTTGTATTATATCAACCAGAAATTCCAGCAAATACAGGTAATATCGCGAGAACGTGTGCAGCGACCGACACTACCCTGCATTTGATCCGTCCACTCGGTTTTTCGACGGACGATAAAATGTTGAAGCGGGCAGGGCTTGATTACTGGCAGTTCGTAAATATCGTTTATTATGATTCCCTTGAGGAATTTTTCGAGAAGAACGAAGGCGGGGAATTTTTCTATTTAACAAAATACGGAAAAACACCGCATTCTGATTTCGACTACAGTGTCGAGGAGAAGGACTACTTCTTTATATTCGGACGTGAAACAACCGGGCTTCCGGATGATGTAATCCAAAATAATCTGGACCGCGCACTCCGGATTCCGATGAATGAGAATGTCCGTTCATTAAATCTGTCCAATACGGCAGCCATTTTAATCTACGAAGCACTTAGACAGCGTAACTACCCGGGTCTTCATAGAGAATTGCCCAAGTAA
- the nfsA gene encoding oxygen-insensitive NADPH nitroreductase, which yields MNHTIETILNHRSIRKFKKEPLTDEQIRTIVQSAQAASTSSYIQAYTIIGVKDPVKKKKLSELAGNQSYVEENGHFFVFCADLHRHEKIGQWEDVDVNPSLESTEKFMVALIDASLAAQNASIAAESMGMGICYIGGIRNDLEAVSEVLQLPHRVIPLFGLAVGYPDADTDVKPRLPMNAVYHEDAYMSDEAGMKAELDRYDETISAYYHERTGGKRSDRWTEQMAKMLSGKKRMYMKEFVEKRGFDKR from the coding sequence ATGAACCATACAATTGAAACCATCTTGAATCACCGATCAATCCGCAAATTTAAAAAGGAACCATTGACGGACGAACAGATTCGTACCATCGTACAAAGTGCCCAAGCAGCCAGTACTTCGAGTTATATTCAGGCATATACCATCATCGGGGTGAAGGATCCAGTTAAAAAGAAAAAACTCTCCGAACTTGCAGGAAACCAGAGCTATGTCGAAGAGAACGGCCATTTCTTCGTGTTCTGTGCTGACTTGCATCGTCATGAGAAGATCGGTCAATGGGAGGATGTTGATGTGAATCCTTCTCTAGAGAGCACGGAGAAATTCATGGTGGCATTGATCGATGCCTCATTGGCTGCCCAAAATGCTTCGATTGCTGCAGAATCAATGGGTATGGGCATCTGCTATATAGGAGGAATCCGAAATGACTTGGAAGCAGTGAGCGAAGTGCTCCAGCTGCCGCATCGTGTGATTCCGTTATTCGGACTGGCCGTGGGATATCCAGATGCAGATACAGACGTCAAGCCGCGTCTGCCGATGAATGCTGTTTATCATGAGGATGCTTATATGTCTGATGAAGCAGGAATGAAGGCAGAATTAGACCGCTATGACGAAACGATTTCTGCCTACTATCATGAACGTACCGGAGGCAAACGTTCCGACCGCTGGACCGAGCAAATGGCGAAGATGCTGTCCGGGAAGAAGAGGATGTACATGAAGGAGTTTGTGGAGAAGCGCGGGTTTGATAAACGTTGA
- a CDS encoding PrkA family serine protein kinase produces the protein MDILKKVEHYREEEVKLKWEGTFAQYLELLKEKPWIGQSAHSRVYNMIKDAGVEEVDGKRRYKFFSNQLFGLEEALERLVEEYFHPAAKRLDVRKRILLLMGPVSGGKSTLVSMLKRGLEQYSRTDRGAIFAIKGCPMHEDPLHLIPQHLREDFHQEYGIRIEGNLSPLNTMRLEKEYQGRIEDVQVERVFFSEDKRVGIGTFSPSDPKSQDIADLTGSIDFSTIAEYGSESDPRAYRFDGELNKANRGLMEFQEMLKCDEKFLWHLLSLTQEGNFKAGRFALISADELIVAHTNETEYRSFISNKKNEALHSRIIVMPVPYNLKVTQEEKIYEKMIGESDVSNVHVAPHTLRVAAMFTILTRLKEPKRGDIDLIKKMRLYDGESVEGFNSADVDEMKKEYQDEGMSGIDPRYVINRISSTIIRKEIPTINALDVLRALKEGLDQHPSITNELRERYLNFISLARKEYDDIAKKEVQKAFVYSYEESAKTLMDNYLDNVEAYCNKAKLHDPLTGEEINPDEKLMRSIEEQIGISENAKKAFREEILIRISAYARKGKRFDYNSHDRLREAIQKKLFADLKDVVKITTSTKTPDEQQLKKVNEVVARLIDEHGYNSTSANELLRYVGSLLNR, from the coding sequence ATGGATATTTTAAAAAAAGTTGAACATTACCGCGAAGAAGAAGTAAAACTGAAATGGGAAGGGACGTTTGCTCAGTATCTGGAGTTGTTGAAGGAAAAGCCTTGGATTGGTCAATCAGCTCACTCTAGAGTCTATAATATGATCAAGGATGCTGGAGTCGAAGAAGTAGATGGGAAACGACGATATAAATTCTTCAGCAATCAGTTATTTGGCTTGGAAGAGGCGCTCGAAAGACTTGTAGAAGAGTATTTTCATCCTGCTGCTAAACGATTAGACGTGAGAAAGAGAATCCTTTTACTGATGGGACCCGTCAGTGGTGGTAAATCGACGCTGGTGTCCATGCTGAAACGCGGTTTGGAACAGTATTCACGTACAGACCGTGGAGCTATTTTTGCCATAAAGGGCTGTCCGATGCATGAGGATCCGCTTCATTTGATTCCGCAGCACTTGCGAGAGGATTTCCATCAGGAATACGGGATTCGGATTGAAGGGAATCTTTCACCGTTGAATACAATGCGGCTTGAAAAAGAGTATCAGGGCAGAATTGAAGATGTTCAGGTAGAAAGAGTCTTTTTCTCAGAAGATAAACGTGTCGGAATCGGGACGTTCAGTCCATCCGATCCGAAGTCACAGGATATTGCAGATTTGACGGGAAGCATCGACTTCTCGACGATAGCCGAATATGGTTCTGAATCTGATCCGCGTGCGTATCGTTTTGACGGGGAGCTGAATAAAGCGAACCGAGGCCTGATGGAATTCCAGGAGATGCTGAAATGTGATGAAAAATTCTTATGGCATTTGTTATCCCTGACGCAGGAAGGGAACTTCAAAGCCGGCCGATTTGCGCTGATTTCAGCCGATGAACTGATCGTGGCGCATACGAATGAAACCGAGTACCGCTCTTTTATTTCCAATAAGAAAAATGAGGCATTGCACTCGCGTATCATCGTGATGCCGGTTCCATATAATTTGAAAGTGACACAGGAAGAGAAGATCTATGAAAAAATGATTGGGGAAAGTGATGTTTCCAATGTTCATGTTGCGCCTCATACTTTACGTGTCGCAGCGATGTTCACCATTTTGACCCGATTAAAAGAGCCGAAGCGCGGTGACATCGATCTGATTAAGAAGATGCGCCTGTATGATGGCGAAAGTGTAGAAGGCTTCAACTCAGCCGATGTGGATGAAATGAAAAAAGAGTACCAGGATGAGGGGATGAGCGGTATCGATCCGCGTTATGTGATCAATCGGATTTCATCTACGATTATTCGTAAAGAGATACCGACCATTAACGCGCTGGATGTTCTCAGGGCCCTGAAGGAAGGTCTTGATCAGCATCCTTCGATCACAAATGAGCTGCGTGAAAGATATTTGAATTTCATTTCGCTTGCCCGCAAGGAATATGATGATATCGCTAAAAAGGAAGTCCAAAAAGCTTTTGTGTATTCATACGAGGAGTCGGCTAAAACGCTTATGGATAATTACCTGGATAATGTAGAAGCATATTGCAATAAAGCAAAACTGCACGATCCATTGACAGGTGAAGAAATCAATCCTGATGAAAAGCTTATGAGGTCGATTGAAGAGCAAATCGGAATTTCTGAAAATGCGAAGAAAGCATTCCGTGAAGAAATCCTGATCCGCATCTCAGCCTATGCACGTAAAGGAAAGCGGTTTGATTACAACTCACATGACCGCCTCCGTGAAGCAATCCAGAAGAAGCTGTTTGCCGACCTGAAGGATGTCGTGAAAATCACGACCTCGACAAAAACACCGGATGAGCAGCAGCTTAAGAAAGTCAACGAAGTCGTTGCCCGCCTCATTGATGAGCACGGATACAATTCTACTTCTGCAAATGAACTGCTGCGCTATGTAGGAAGCTTGTTGAATCGTTAA
- the yhbH gene encoding sporulation protein YhbH encodes MSQMDNHQFVISKEDWALHRKGHDDQQRHQEKVQDAIRNNLPDLITEENIIMSNGRDVVKIPIRSLDEYKIRYNYDKNKHAGQGDGDSQVGDVIARDGSQQQKGPGKGQGAGDKAGEDYYEAEVSLMEIEEALFSQLELPNLKRKEQDVQTVEHIEFNDIRKTGLMGNIDKKKTMMSAFKRNAMKGAPSFHPIITEDLKFRTWNEVLKPESKAVVLAMMDTSGSMGVWEKYMARSFFFWMTRFLRTKYETVEIEFIAHHTEAKVVSEEHFFSKGESGGTICSSAYRKALELIDEKYNPTRYNIYPFHFSDGDNLTSDNVRCVKLVEELMKVSSMFGYGEVNQYNRHSTLMSAYKNIKNEDFRYYILKQKADVFHAMRSFFKKEEEKAYA; translated from the coding sequence TTGAGTCAAATGGATAATCATCAGTTTGTCATTTCCAAGGAAGATTGGGCCCTCCACCGCAAAGGTCACGATGATCAGCAAAGACATCAAGAAAAAGTACAGGATGCAATAAGAAATAATTTACCTGATCTGATCACTGAAGAAAACATCATTATGTCCAATGGCCGTGATGTCGTCAAAATCCCGATTCGCTCTTTAGATGAATATAAAATCCGATATAACTATGATAAAAATAAACACGCAGGGCAAGGAGACGGCGACAGTCAGGTTGGAGATGTAATTGCGAGAGATGGCTCTCAGCAGCAGAAAGGTCCCGGAAAAGGTCAAGGAGCAGGAGATAAAGCAGGCGAAGATTATTATGAAGCAGAAGTGTCTCTCATGGAAATTGAAGAGGCATTATTTAGTCAGTTGGAACTTCCGAACCTGAAAAGGAAAGAGCAGGATGTCCAAACCGTGGAACACATTGAATTCAATGATATTCGAAAAACGGGACTCATGGGAAATATAGATAAGAAGAAAACGATGATGTCTGCATTTAAGAGGAATGCCATGAAAGGCGCCCCAAGCTTTCATCCGATCATAACCGAAGATTTGAAATTCAGAACCTGGAATGAAGTATTGAAGCCTGAATCCAAAGCCGTTGTGTTAGCAATGATGGATACAAGCGGAAGTATGGGAGTATGGGAGAAGTATATGGCAAGAAGCTTCTTCTTCTGGATGACACGGTTCTTAAGAACAAAATATGAGACCGTGGAAATTGAATTCATTGCTCATCATACTGAAGCGAAAGTTGTGTCGGAAGAACATTTCTTCTCAAAAGGAGAAAGCGGAGGGACAATTTGTTCATCTGCTTATCGTAAAGCGTTGGAGCTCATTGATGAGAAATACAATCCGACTAGATACAACATTTATCCGTTTCATTTCTCAGACGGTGATAATTTAACATCAGACAATGTACGCTGCGTCAAGCTTGTTGAAGAATTGATGAAGGTATCCAGTATGTTTGGATACGGTGAAGTAAATCAGTATAACCGTCACTCAACCCTCATGTCCGCTTACAAAAACATCAAGAATGAAGACTTCCGTTACTATATCCTCAAGCAAAAAGCCGATGTATTCCATGCCATGAGAAGCTTCTTCAAGAAAGAAGAAGAAAAAGCATATGCGTGA
- a CDS encoding STAS domain-containing protein — protein MTNDSTLIHELKEEISQLKKQLAESEELIRDISAPIIPSIVPETILVPITGRLFPERFEMIITRILNESYREDIHTIIIDFSAISEKEICELDVFGTYIDNMAKAISLMGVEVIFVGFTPSLTQIIVNSGLQQILEVKSFLSFRTALQYLMQQRGLQFQNINDQ, from the coding sequence ATGACAAACGATTCAACGCTAATACATGAGCTTAAAGAGGAAATTTCTCAACTTAAAAAACAACTGGCAGAGTCTGAGGAATTAATCAGAGACATCTCAGCACCGATCATACCTTCAATCGTTCCTGAAACCATCCTTGTCCCGATTACTGGCCGCCTTTTTCCTGAGCGTTTCGAAATGATCATCACCAGAATCCTGAATGAATCATATCGAGAAGATATCCATACCATCATCATAGATTTCTCTGCCATATCAGAAAAAGAAATTTGTGAGCTGGACGTTTTCGGCACGTACATTGATAATATGGCAAAAGCTATATCGTTAATGGGGGTAGAAGTTATATTTGTAGGTTTTACGCCTTCTCTTACCCAGATTATCGTCAATTCAGGATTACAGCAGATTTTGGAAGTGAAAAGCTTCCTTTCCTTTAGAACGGCTCTGCAATATTTAATGCAGCAAAGAGGATTACAGTTTCAGAATATCAATGATCAATAG
- a CDS encoding YciI family protein: MYTEERATMEYIYVLRLIPRLHKEENWTEEDEIVVAEHFKRLKEYRDRGVVILAGRTLNEEENAFGIVVFEEENEGKAEEFMSEDPCVKEGIMRAELFPYRVALLKE; encoded by the coding sequence ATGTATACAGAAGAGAGGGCCACGATGGAATATATCTATGTATTGAGACTGATTCCCCGGTTACATAAAGAAGAAAATTGGACTGAGGAAGATGAAATAGTCGTTGCAGAACATTTCAAGAGATTGAAAGAATATAGAGATCGCGGGGTGGTCATTTTAGCCGGAAGAACATTGAATGAAGAAGAAAATGCATTTGGGATCGTCGTGTTTGAAGAAGAAAACGAAGGAAAGGCAGAGGAATTCATGAGTGAAGATCCCTGTGTTAAGGAGGGGATTATGAGGGCGGAGCTATTCCCATACCGTGTAGCATTGTTGAAGGAATAA
- a CDS encoding phosphotransferase enzyme family protein, with the protein MEKWIENLFNEEILETAAKRFGCDASLAKKLGDFENYVYEVHKEGTPYILRLTHSSHRSKNDVEAELRWVNYLHHNGVNVSLVNLSEGGSLVEVLEAGETCFYVCLFDKAPGKPVSVKDDLFDEELFKKWGKITGKMHRVTKDYKASEYVRERWDEDDILQYSTYLSSEDAVIIEKAERNKKKLHELEESPENFGVIHSDVHPGNFFYHDGEIHVFDFDDSMQFFFLSDIAIPLYYSVWWKLRKETLEVRSAFGETFLTAFLSGYLEEYSLEEDWIDHLPSFLLLRDLTLYTVFHKKWDLNNLSEVEESLLAGLKERLMNDEPIVNLDFKAVLERAKG; encoded by the coding sequence ATGGAAAAATGGATAGAAAATCTGTTCAATGAGGAGATCCTGGAAACAGCGGCAAAAAGATTTGGCTGTGACGCTTCCCTTGCAAAGAAGCTTGGGGATTTTGAGAACTACGTGTATGAAGTGCATAAGGAAGGGACGCCGTACATATTAAGATTGACCCATAGCTCCCACCGCTCTAAAAACGATGTGGAGGCCGAACTGAGGTGGGTGAATTATTTACATCATAATGGGGTGAATGTTTCGCTGGTCAACCTTTCGGAGGGCGGGAGTCTGGTTGAAGTCCTGGAAGCAGGTGAAACCTGTTTTTATGTGTGCTTATTTGATAAAGCTCCCGGTAAGCCCGTCAGCGTCAAGGATGATCTCTTTGATGAAGAACTGTTTAAGAAATGGGGAAAGATCACCGGCAAAATGCATCGGGTCACAAAGGATTATAAAGCTTCAGAATATGTAAGGGAACGCTGGGATGAAGATGATATCTTGCAGTATTCAACATATCTTTCCTCGGAAGATGCTGTCATTATCGAAAAGGCAGAGCGAAATAAGAAGAAGCTTCATGAGCTTGAGGAGTCCCCTGAAAACTTCGGTGTTATCCACTCTGATGTTCATCCAGGCAACTTTTTTTATCATGACGGAGAAATTCATGTGTTTGATTTTGATGACAGCATGCAGTTTTTCTTTTTGAGTGATATAGCGATTCCACTTTATTATTCTGTGTGGTGGAAGCTCAGGAAGGAAACGCTTGAGGTGCGTTCTGCTTTTGGTGAAACCTTTTTAACGGCGTTTCTGAGCGGGTATCTGGAGGAATATTCGCTGGAAGAAGACTGGATCGATCATCTGCCTTCATTTTTATTATTGAGGGATCTGACTCTTTATACAGTTTTTCACAAAAAATGGGATCTGAACAATTTATCTGAGGTCGAAGAGTCGTTACTCGCAGGTTTGAAAGAGAGGCTGATGAATGATGAACCTATCGTTAATCTTGATTTCAAGGCTGTTCTCGAGAGGGCTAAAGGGTAA